A section of the Posidoniimonas corsicana genome encodes:
- a CDS encoding XylR family transcriptional regulator yields the protein MPHVSEVRVALLVETARAFGREFLRGIARYSREHGPWSFHISPGDYEQVVPKMKQWGGTGIIARIPNERVARQVLAAGVPTIAIGLTDEQLAEDSPLHLLSEVSSDPAEVSRIAAEHLLERQLRNLAYVGSSDRGWSSRRELAYREFLNKEGIEPFVYRSPTRKRDQQWEHEQTILAEWIKSLPTPVGLFACDDDRGREVLEACALAGRRVPEDVSVVGVDNDEVFCDLADPPLSSVALNIETAGYRAAALLDQMMSGRRTSSQAITVEALNVVTRRSSEIIAVEDEDISSALSIIHSTQGRDVTVKMLVDELAISRRSLEKRFRTIVGRSILEEIQRARLEHSKRLLLNTSYSVSRVSRLAGFGSVGYFIQFFKKRVGMTPIQYRSNLAP from the coding sequence TTGCCGCACGTCTCCGAAGTCCGCGTCGCGTTGCTTGTCGAAACCGCCAGGGCGTTTGGGCGTGAGTTTCTCCGCGGGATCGCCCGCTACTCTCGCGAGCACGGCCCGTGGAGTTTCCACATCAGTCCTGGCGACTACGAACAGGTGGTGCCCAAGATGAAGCAGTGGGGCGGGACGGGCATTATCGCCCGCATCCCGAACGAACGGGTCGCCAGGCAGGTGTTAGCGGCGGGGGTGCCGACCATCGCGATCGGGCTGACCGACGAGCAGCTGGCCGAGGACAGCCCGCTCCACCTGCTCTCGGAAGTAAGCTCCGACCCGGCGGAGGTGTCGCGGATCGCAGCCGAGCACCTGCTTGAACGCCAGCTCAGGAACCTGGCCTACGTGGGTAGTTCCGATCGCGGCTGGTCATCCCGACGCGAGCTGGCGTACCGCGAGTTCCTCAACAAGGAGGGGATTGAACCATTCGTCTACCGCTCACCGACCCGCAAACGAGACCAACAATGGGAGCATGAACAAACGATCTTGGCGGAGTGGATCAAGAGTCTTCCCACGCCCGTGGGGCTGTTCGCGTGCGACGACGACCGCGGCCGCGAGGTGCTCGAGGCGTGCGCCCTCGCGGGCCGCCGGGTGCCGGAGGACGTGTCGGTCGTCGGCGTGGACAACGACGAGGTGTTCTGCGACCTGGCCGACCCGCCGCTATCGAGCGTGGCGCTCAACATCGAGACCGCCGGATACCGCGCCGCGGCGTTGCTCGACCAGATGATGTCAGGCCGCCGCACATCGTCGCAAGCGATCACCGTCGAGGCGTTGAACGTCGTGACGCGTCGCTCGAGCGAGATCATCGCGGTGGAAGACGAAGATATCTCATCAGCGCTAAGCATCATCCACAGCACGCAGGGGCGTGACGTCACCGTGAAGATGCTGGTCGACGAGTTGGCGATCTCACGCCGCAGCCTGGAGAAGCGGTTCCGGACCATCGTCGGGCGAAGCATCCTCGAGGAGATCCAGCGAGCGAGGCTGGAGCACTCCAAGCGGCTGCTGCTGAACACAAGCTACTCGGTTTCGCGCGTGTCGCGGCTCGCCGGTTTCGGTTCGGTCGGCTACTTCATCCAGTTCTTCAAGAAACGCGTCGGCATGACCCCGATCCAGTACCGGTCGAACCTCGCGCCCTGA
- a CDS encoding dockerin type I domain-containing protein, which translates to MRSRMMLTAAIAAFTAAGPVAAEVGYVLPEVHIPISNTDPITGSFDVRLSVSGAELGLPASAFAVEFSVDSTDVTLLDATGPANALFNDGAVLNFSDSDQKIQTAQDLYSSNPGSAPLANEKGLVTVPFSIAAPSVGEYSLSFGGLNELADDLGSAYTLDLSDTGSISVFLSGDFNRDGSVDAADYTVWRDNLGGSGAAYAGADGDGDGSVDSDDYLVWRDQYGASVAAPGGVANAAPEATAFCLAGLAGWWGAFRRRR; encoded by the coding sequence ATGCGTTCCAGAATGATGCTCACGGCGGCGATTGCCGCCTTTACGGCGGCGGGGCCAGTGGCGGCCGAGGTCGGGTATGTGCTGCCGGAGGTTCATATCCCGATCAGCAACACCGATCCGATCACGGGGTCGTTCGATGTGAGGCTGTCGGTATCCGGAGCCGAGCTCGGCCTGCCGGCCAGCGCGTTCGCGGTGGAGTTCTCGGTCGACTCGACCGACGTGACACTGCTCGACGCCACCGGCCCGGCCAACGCTCTGTTCAACGACGGGGCGGTGCTGAACTTCTCGGACTCGGACCAGAAGATCCAGACCGCACAGGACCTCTACAGCTCCAACCCAGGCTCTGCCCCACTGGCTAATGAAAAGGGGCTCGTTACGGTCCCGTTCTCAATCGCGGCGCCATCAGTCGGAGAGTACTCGTTGTCGTTTGGTGGTCTTAACGAGTTGGCCGACGACCTCGGCTCGGCCTATACCCTTGACCTTTCGGACACAGGTTCGATCTCCGTCTTCCTGAGCGGCGACTTCAACCGCGACGGGTCGGTCGACGCGGCAGACTACACGGTCTGGCGCGATAACTTGGGCGGCAGCGGCGCGGCCTACGCAGGCGCCGACGGGGACGGGGACGGCAGCGTCGACTCGGACGATTACCTCGTCTGGCGAGACCAGTACGGCGCCTCGGTGGCGGCGCCAGGCGGTGTCGCCAACGCTGCCCCCGAAGCGACGGCCTTCTGCCTGGCGGGTCTCGCGGGGTGGTGGGGCGCCTTTCGACGGCGTCGGTAA
- a CDS encoding mannonate dehydratase, with protein MKLGLGLYRHQLDRSNFRFARQCGATHLVAHLVDYFRGDSDNPPGDQPTGGDRGWGRAGDPGQLWTVEEIVRIRDEAADEGLTLEAIENLDPAHWHDILLDGPRRAEHVANVRTIIRRLGEAGVPILGYNFSIAGVCGRVTGPFARGKAIAVGMDGPYDTPMPQGMAWNMVVDPDAPAGAAAAATPQELWDRLRRFLDDVLPVAEQCGVRLALHPDDPPLETVRGQPRLVWRPELYQRVIDLNGSPANQLEFCVGTIAEMRDADVYAATARYAEQGRIGYVHLRNVVGAAPHYRETFIDDGEVDVRRVLQALRNADFQGVVIPDHAPQMSCDAPWHAGMAFAMGYLKAAIEATG; from the coding sequence GTGAAACTCGGCCTGGGCCTGTACCGGCATCAACTCGACCGCAGCAACTTCCGGTTCGCTCGCCAGTGTGGGGCGACGCACCTGGTGGCCCACCTGGTCGACTACTTCCGTGGCGATTCCGACAATCCGCCCGGCGATCAACCCACTGGTGGTGACCGAGGTTGGGGTAGGGCTGGCGATCCCGGCCAGCTCTGGACGGTCGAAGAGATCGTCCGCATACGCGACGAAGCAGCGGACGAGGGTCTCACGCTCGAGGCGATCGAGAACCTCGACCCGGCGCACTGGCACGACATTCTCCTCGACGGCCCCCGCAGGGCCGAGCACGTCGCTAACGTCAGGACTATCATCCGCCGGCTTGGCGAGGCGGGCGTGCCGATCCTCGGTTACAACTTCAGCATCGCCGGCGTGTGCGGACGGGTAACTGGTCCGTTTGCCCGGGGAAAGGCAATTGCCGTAGGGATGGATGGCCCGTACGACACGCCCATGCCACAAGGCATGGCGTGGAATATGGTTGTTGATCCAGACGCCCCGGCTGGCGCCGCCGCCGCAGCCACTCCCCAGGAGCTGTGGGACCGCCTGCGTCGGTTCTTGGATGACGTGTTGCCAGTGGCGGAGCAGTGCGGCGTGCGGTTGGCGCTGCACCCCGACGATCCGCCGCTGGAAACCGTGCGGGGCCAGCCGCGGCTGGTTTGGCGACCGGAGCTATACCAGCGGGTAATCGATCTGAACGGCAGCCCCGCGAACCAGCTCGAGTTCTGCGTCGGCACGATTGCCGAGATGCGGGACGCGGACGTCTACGCAGCAACGGCCCGCTACGCAGAGCAGGGGCGGATAGGTTACGTTCACCTCCGCAACGTCGTAGGCGCGGCACCACACTATCGCGAGACCTTTATCGACGACGGCGAGGTTGACGTTCGCCGCGTGCTGCAGGCGCTGCGCAACGCGGATTTCCAGGGCGTGGTCATCCCCGACCACGCCCCCCAGATGAGCTGCGACGCCCCGTGGCACGCCGGCATGGCCTTCGCAATGGGCTACCTGAAAGCGGCCATCGAAGCCACCGGGTAG
- a CDS encoding SDR family oxidoreductase, with translation MPDSPQSIVSKLPAESGDEALIGAPFTSFTQGLFDLTGEVAAVIGGTGVLGGLMAEALACHGARVVILGRSAERGAARANRINRSGGVGMFQPVDALDQDSVRRAVDSVRDELGETTVLVNAAGGNHPSATLRPGDSVCKIPIDAWREVIDLNLVGGALLPSLVFGEAMLSAGRGSIINIASMAGLNPVSRVGAYSAAKSAVINLTKYLALEWATRGVRVNAISPGFFPAEQNRKLLYHEDGTLTERSAKIIGHTPMARFGAAEELAGAVIWLASPKASSFVTGHNLVVDGGFSVATI, from the coding sequence ATGCCAGACTCACCTCAATCCATCGTTTCCAAGCTGCCTGCTGAAAGCGGCGACGAGGCTCTGATCGGCGCGCCCTTCACGAGTTTCACACAGGGGCTGTTCGACCTAACGGGCGAGGTCGCCGCGGTGATTGGCGGCACCGGAGTCTTGGGCGGGCTGATGGCCGAGGCGCTCGCGTGCCACGGCGCGCGGGTCGTGATCCTCGGTCGCAGCGCCGAGCGTGGCGCCGCTCGCGCTAACCGTATCAACCGCAGCGGCGGCGTCGGCATGTTCCAGCCGGTGGATGCGTTGGACCAAGACTCCGTACGACGCGCGGTCGACTCCGTCCGCGACGAGCTCGGGGAGACTACCGTGCTCGTAAACGCGGCCGGCGGCAACCACCCCTCGGCGACGCTCCGCCCGGGCGACAGCGTGTGCAAGATTCCTATTGACGCCTGGCGCGAGGTGATTGATCTCAATCTGGTTGGCGGGGCTCTGCTTCCCTCGCTGGTGTTCGGCGAGGCGATGCTCTCGGCCGGACGCGGCAGCATCATCAACATCGCTTCGATGGCGGGGCTCAACCCGGTGTCGCGGGTAGGCGCCTACTCGGCCGCGAAGTCGGCGGTGATCAACCTGACCAAGTACCTGGCGCTGGAGTGGGCGACCCGCGGGGTCCGAGTGAACGCGATCAGCCCCGGCTTCTTCCCGGCGGAACAGAACCGCAAACTGCTGTACCACGAGGACGGGACGCTGACCGAGCGGAGCGCGAAGATCATCGGTCACACGCCGATGGCCCGCTTTGGCGCCGCCGAGGAATTGGCTGGCGCGGTGATCTGGCTTGCCTCGCCAAAGGCGTCGTCCTTCGTGACCGGCCACAACCTGGTGGTGGACGGCGGGTTCTCGGTCGCAACGATCTAG